A region of Mycteria americana isolate JAX WOST 10 ecotype Jacksonville Zoo and Gardens chromosome 11, USCA_MyAme_1.0, whole genome shotgun sequence DNA encodes the following proteins:
- the MRPS25 gene encoding small ribosomal subunit protein mS25 encodes MPMKGRFPIRRTLQYLSQGDVIFKSSVKVMTVNYNTAGELSEGARKFVFFNIPQIQYKNPWVQIMLFRNMTPSPFLRFYLDNGEQVLVDVEDKTNKEITEHIKKILGKSKETLEKEERERKKLSHPATFGPKKYHLRECMCEIEGQVPCPAFVPLPKEIRGKYKAAMKKEASA; translated from the exons atGCCGATGAAAGGCCGGTTCCCCATCAGGCGGACGCTGCAATATCTCAGCCAGGGCGACGTCATCTTCAAGAGCTCGGTGAAGGTGATGACCGTGAACTACAACACGGCGGGAGAACTGAGCGAGGGGGCGAG gAAGTTTGTGTTTTTCAACATCCCCCAGATCCAGTACAAGAACCCCTGGGTGCAGATCATGCTGTTCAGGAACATGACCCCCTCGCCCTTCCTCCGGTTCTACCTAG ACAACGGAGAACAAGTTTTGGTTGACGTGGAAGATAAAACCAACAAAGAGATAACcgagcacattaaaaaaatcttggggAAAAGCAA AGAAACgcttgaaaaagaggaaagagaaaggaaaaaactatCACATCCAGCAACTTTTGGGCCCAAGAAGTATCATCTGCGAGAATGCATGTGTGAAATTGAAGGCCAAGTTCCCTGCCCTGCTTTTGTGCCACTGCCCAAAGAGATAAGGGGAAAATATAAAGCTGCTATGAAGAAGGAAGCATCAGCCTGA
- the RBSN gene encoding rabenosyn-5, whose translation MASGCPPPFGDPGEMREGFLCPLCLKDLQSFYQLQSHYEEEHSSEDRDVKGQLKNLVQKAKRAKKKLLKREGDDRADSGSQERYESFSYGGVDPYMWEPQEVGAMRSHLSDFKKHRAARIDHYVVEVNKLIIRLEKLTSFDRANTESAKIRAIEKSVVPWVSDQDVPFCPDCGNKFSIRNRRHHCRLCGSIMCKKCMELVSLPLASKLTSASKEALGSHTSPNSSPNSVHGSRRGSISSISSVSSVLDEKDDDRIRCCRHCKDTLLKREQQIDEKEYTPEIVKLYEKLRLCMEKVDQKAPEYIRMAESLNAGETTYNLEHANDLRVEIQKVYEFIDALSKKILSLGLHEDPQPHPKTLQLQRMIRYSATLFVQEKLLGLMSLPTKDQYEELKKRRLHMVALETHGKQEEKQKDFISRSAAAVNGDAIHLKKGTVRKSEGWLPTSSISRESEIADPLLQQIDNITSFIKQAKAANRIDEVHMLQENLRQLQDEYDQQQTLKAIELSKKQAEEEEMQREELQVLREKEWEREHHKFMSRHSRTCSLDFREVKQHQHEVAKENRNLTAQALDLDITQIKRDPSFETPAVEQLPAKEHLTFTLKPQNVPQCDKDQTACLNPFEDEADTPQLEEDPANPFAKDTSPMVSFSNTALQSNKKAYNPFENEEEEEQSNGAPGSTSNPFEEDENPFQKPAGSWNSGNPFEEGSSTNPFEVEDGNDISGEEAIEEELLLQQIDNIKAYIFDAKHSGRMDEVEVLTENLKELKRTLAKQKEKSSC comes from the exons ATGGCATCCGGCTGTCCGCCGCCCTTCGGAGACCCGGGGGAAATGAGGGAGGGCTTTCTGTGCCCTCTTTGCCTGAAGGACCTCCAGTCTTTCTACCAGCTTCAGTCGCACTACGAAGAAGAGCACTCAAGTGAGGACAGAGATGTCAAGGGACAGCTCAAAA ATCTAGTCCAGAAGGCcaaaagagcaaagaagaaattgCTGAAACGAGAAGGAGATGACAGAGCTGATTCTGGATCTCAGGAACGATATGAGTCATTCAGCTATGGTGGAGTAGATCCTTACATGTGGGAGCCCCAGGAAGTAG GTGCTATGAGAAGCCATCTTTCTGATTTCAAGAAACACCGAGCAGCCAGGATTGATCATTATGTAGTTGAAGTCAATAAGTTAATAATCAGGTTAGAAAAG CTTACATCATTTGACAGAGCGAACACTGAGTCAGCTAAAATAAGAG CTATAGAGAAGTCTGTTGTGCCTTGGGTCAGCGATCAGGATGTTCCGTTCTGCCCGGACTGTGGCAATAAGTTCAGTATTCGAAACCGACGTCACCACTGCCGCCTTTGTGGGTCTATTATGTGCAAGAAGTGCATGGAACTTGTCAGTCTTCCTTTGGCAA GCAAACTCACTAGTGCCAGCAAAGAGGCCTTGGGTTCTCATACTAGTCCGAACTCCTCACCTAATAGTGTCCATGGCTCCCGCCGTGGCAGCATTAGCAGCATAAGCAGCGTGAGCTCAGTTCTGGATGAGAAGGATGATGACCGAATCCGTTGTTGTCGGCACTGCAAAGATACCCTGTTGAAAAGAGAGCAACAGATTGATGAGAAAGAATACACTCCAGAGATTGTGAAACTCTATGAG aaaCTCCGACTCTGCATGGAGAAGGTTGACCAGAAGGCTCCAGAATACATAAGGATGGCAGAATCACTAAA TGCTGGGGAGACAACCTACAATCTTGAACACGCTAATGACTTGAGGGTGGAGATTCAAAAAGTATATGAATTTATAGATGCCTTAAG TAAGAAGATTTTGAGTCTAGGCTTGCATGAAGATCCCCAGCCTCATCCTAAAACACTACAACTTCAGAGAATGATAAGATATTCAGCTACACTTTTTGTTCAG GAAAAACTGCTTGGCCTAATGTCCCTGCCAACCAAAGATCAGtatgaagaactgaagaagagAAGACTCCATATG gtGGCTCTCGAAACACAtggaaaacaagaggaaaagcagaaagactttATCTCCAGATCTGCAGCTGCAGTTAATGGTGATGCAATTCACCTGAAAAAAGGAACAGTCAGGAAGTCTGAAGGCTGGTTACCTACATCAAGCATATCGAGAGAGAGTGAGATAGCAGACCCACTTCTTCAGCAGATTGACAATATCACGTCCTTTATTAAGCAAGCAAAGGCAGCTAATAGGATAGACGAGGTCCATATGTTGCAAGAGAACCTGAGGCAGCTTCAGGATGAATATGATCAACAACAAACTCTGAAAGCTATCGAGCTTTCTAAAAAacaggcagaagaggaagagatgcagAGGGAGGAACTTCAGGTCCTTCGTGAAAAAGAGTGGGAAAGAGAACACCACAAATTCATGTCTCGGCATTCAAGGACGTGCTCCTTAGACTTCAGAGAAGTCAAGCAGCATCAGCATGAAGTTGCAAAAGAGAATCGGAACTTGACAGCACAGGCATTGGATTTGGATATTACTCAGATCAAAAGGGACCCAAGTTTTGAAACTCCTGCTGTTGAGCAGCTGCCAGCTAAAGAGCACTTGACCTTCACACTCAAACCCCAGAATGTCCCACAGTGTGACAAAGATCAGACAGCCTGTCTAAACCCCTTTGAAGATGAAGCAGATACCCCTCAGTTAGAGGAAGATCCTGCTAACCCATTTGCCAAAGACACTTCTCCAATGGTTTCCTTCTCTAACACAGCTCTGCAGAGTAATAAAAAAGCATATAATCCATttgaaaatgaggaggaggaggaacaaagtAATGGAGCACCTGGCAGTACTTCAAACCCTTTTGAAGAAGATGAAAATCCATTTCAaaagcctgcaggcagctggaaTTCTGGGAATCCATTTGAAGAGGGATCCTCTACCAATCCCTTTGAAGTGGAGGATGGCAATGACATCTCTGGAGAGGAGGCTATAGAGGAAGAGCTGCTTCTCCAACAGATAGATAATATCAAAGCTTATATATTTGATGCCAAACATAGTGGACGAATGGATGAGGTGGAGGTGCTGACAGAGAACTTAAAGGAATTGAAGCGCACATTAGCAAAGCAGAAGGAGAAATccagctgctga